The nucleotide window GGTTGAGCTTTTCATTCGAATTGCTCACCTGCCGGTTTTTTTATCCATGGTAAGGAGCAGCAAAGTTTTTTTGATAGGAATATTCAGCTATTTTTGTTGTTGGTTTTAAAAAGTATGAAATGAGCGTTCTGGACACATTATTAAAGAGCTTTTTCGGCAGTAAATCCGATAGAGATATTAAAGAAGTTACTCCCACCTTGGAGAAGATCAAGGAAGTTTATAGCACCTTACAGGGGCTAAGCAACGATGAACTTCGAGCACGTAGTGTTGCCTTAAAGCAAACTATCCAGGAACGTGTCAGCCCAATTGAGTCTGAAATTTCGGAGCTAAAGCTTAAAATGGAGGACGACACCATTGCTTACCATGAAAAGGAAACTATATACAATCAGGTTGAAAAACTGACGAAAGATTTAGATGCCTCCATTGAAGTGGTACTCCTAGAAATTCTTCCTGAGGCATTTGCCGTGATGAAGGAGACTGCTCGCAGATTTAAGGAGAACTCCGAGATTGTGGTTACCGCCAATGATTTCGACCGAGATCTTGCTGCCACTAAAGATTTTGTGACGATTAGCGATGGCAATGCAGTTTATAGCAACACCTGGATGGCCGGAGGAAACTCGGTTACTTGGGATATGGTGCACTACGACGTTCAGCTCATCGGGGGTGCCGTTCTTCATCAAGGGAAAATTGCCGAGATGGCTACTGGTGAAGGAAAAACTCTTGTGGCTACCTTACCTGTATTCTTGAATGCCCTTGTTGGAAAAGGGGTTCATATTGTTACCGTGAACGATTACCTTGCTCGACGCGACTCCGAGTGGATGGGACCTCTTTATATGTTCCATGGATTATCCGTTGATTGTATCGATAAGCATCAGCCAAACTCCGAAGCAAGACGCAAAGCATACAACTGTGATATCGCATTTGGAACCAACAATGAGTTTGGTTTCGATTATCTTCGCGATAACATGTCTCTCAGTCCCGAAGACCTAGTGCAGCGCAAGCACCACTATGCCATTGTCGATGAGGTCGATTCAGTTCTTATTGATGATGCTCGTACACCTCTTATTATATCGGGTCCTATTCCAAAGGGTGAAGATCAACTCTTCGAAGAGTTTAAGCCACCGGTAGAACGCATATACAATACCCAAAAAAACTTGGTTACTCAGCTTCTTGCTGATGCCCGTAGGCTCATAACCGAAGGTAAAACAGAGGAGGGTGGGCTCGTGCTTCTTCGTGCTCATAAGGGATTACCCAAGTATAAGCCTTTGATTAAGTTCTTATCGGAGCAAGGTAATAAGGCTTTATTGCTGAAAACGGAGAACTTCTACATGCAGGATAACAACAAAAACATGCATGTGGCAACCGATCCGCTCTATTTTATTATTGATGAGAAACAAAACTCCATCGAGTTAACCGATAATGGTATTGACCTCATTACTTCTTTTGTTACCGATTCGAAGTTCTTTATCCTACCCGATATTGGAACTGAGATATCCGAAATTGAGAAGAACATCCTTGATCCACAGCAAAAGTTGCAGGAGAAAGATGCCCTTTTGGCCGATTATGCCATTAAGTCGGAACGTGTGCACACCGTGAATCAGCTGCTTAAGGCCTACTCGTTATTCGAGCGCGACGTTGAGTATGTTGTAATGGATAATAAAGTTAAAATTGTTGATGAGCAAACTGGCCGTATTCTAGATGGACGTCGCTATTCCGATGGGTTACACCAAGCAATTGAGGCTAAAGAAAAGGTAAAGGTCGAAGCTGCAACCCAAACATTTGCAACCGTTACACTTCAGAACTA belongs to Williamwhitmania taraxaci and includes:
- the secA gene encoding preprotein translocase subunit SecA; the encoded protein is MSVLDTLLKSFFGSKSDRDIKEVTPTLEKIKEVYSTLQGLSNDELRARSVALKQTIQERVSPIESEISELKLKMEDDTIAYHEKETIYNQVEKLTKDLDASIEVVLLEILPEAFAVMKETARRFKENSEIVVTANDFDRDLAATKDFVTISDGNAVYSNTWMAGGNSVTWDMVHYDVQLIGGAVLHQGKIAEMATGEGKTLVATLPVFLNALVGKGVHIVTVNDYLARRDSEWMGPLYMFHGLSVDCIDKHQPNSEARRKAYNCDIAFGTNNEFGFDYLRDNMSLSPEDLVQRKHHYAIVDEVDSVLIDDARTPLIISGPIPKGEDQLFEEFKPPVERIYNTQKNLVTQLLADARRLITEGKTEEGGLVLLRAHKGLPKYKPLIKFLSEQGNKALLLKTENFYMQDNNKNMHVATDPLYFIIDEKQNSIELTDNGIDLITSFVTDSKFFILPDIGTEISEIEKNILDPQQKLQEKDALLADYAIKSERVHTVNQLLKAYSLFERDVEYVVMDNKVKIVDEQTGRILDGRRYSDGLHQAIEAKEKVKVEAATQTFATVTLQNYFRMYHKLAGMTGTAETEAGEFWEIYKLDVVVIPTNMPATRKDKNDLVFKTKREKYNAVIDEIVRLTDMERPILVGTTSVEVSELLSRMLKLRGVKHNVLNAKLHQREADIVAEAGRQRTVTIATNMAGRGTDIKLTPEVKSAGGLAIIGTERHESRRVDRQLRGRAGRQGDPGSSQFFVSLEDDLMRLFGSDRIARMMDKMGHKEGDAIEHSLISRSIERAQKKVEENNFGIRKRLLEFDDVMNSQREVIYTRRRHALYGERIQVDIANMFADLSDTIISSCHGNMDYEEFNLELIRTASLEAPFTEKEYLEKKPDDLADKLFDAMQESYLRKMGTIAQQAYPVIKDVYEKQGASYENIVVPISDGNKVFQCVTNLKKTYETQGRELVRSFNKSAILVMIDDNWKEHLREMDELKQSVQNATYEQKDPLLIYKFESYKLFRDMIERINREVTSMLLKAHIPLRDPAPVKEAEQRRKLDMSRYQASRTDDVSTSGEGPSRPNPVHVEKKVGRNDPCPCGSGKKYKSCHGVNEN